In Bradyrhizobium sp. CCBAU 051011, the following are encoded in one genomic region:
- a CDS encoding HEAT repeat domain-containing protein, whose protein sequence is MLIDPSLSDQAIAEIICRVAAEIKHADGARRQTAIRDLSDLCRRVHVRARAAIPIWLELLADDDKEIGESASYGLSNSAPDSLEPLIDQLKHQNPTVRQRACSSFGTIGKEAIIAAHSILPLLADPVQEVRSRAAWALGLIGDARQRTISALFDMARAGTTEDRRSALHGLGGLAKAAADLAPLRARQQEIFDALTDADDDVRWSACYAIGSLDLDPATLVDLILPRLSDTSERVEEIAIRQLKELAEDIDLTSYVAPICQVVRGARKRSAPIACEVIGMLGPRAHAAVPFLIDALNGENESTIIAAAVALWRVDRRIDVALPHLARLFPDFGETVCDAISQIGPAAAPLIDQVLAALESDDWDLQWAAADALGSMGSSDPAALATLIAALGHESGIIVSAAATALARIGAAAVPVLSDILLQPDDPRAEWAADALGRIGPAAGAAAEPLLAQLHSPRPGLAAWSAIALAKITGDERAVPMLVKLLDRTDRADLREQAALGLKIVGPRASGAAGALNALRHDPDADVRTAAALSAVTAARH, encoded by the coding sequence ATGTTGATTGATCCCTCCTTGTCTGATCAGGCGATAGCGGAGATCATCTGCCGCGTTGCCGCCGAAATAAAGCATGCTGACGGTGCGCGCCGGCAAACCGCCATCCGCGACCTGTCCGATCTCTGCCGGAGAGTGCACGTCCGCGCGCGCGCGGCGATTCCTATCTGGCTGGAGCTCCTCGCCGATGATGACAAAGAGATCGGTGAAAGCGCAAGCTACGGCCTCAGCAATAGTGCGCCGGACAGCCTCGAGCCGCTGATCGATCAGCTAAAGCACCAGAATCCCACCGTACGGCAGCGCGCATGCTCATCGTTCGGAACAATCGGCAAAGAGGCGATTATCGCCGCGCACAGCATACTGCCGTTGCTCGCAGACCCGGTTCAGGAGGTGCGCTCACGCGCGGCCTGGGCGCTTGGTTTGATCGGAGATGCCCGTCAACGCACAATTTCGGCCCTGTTCGACATGGCACGCGCAGGAACGACAGAGGATCGCCGTTCTGCCTTGCACGGCCTGGGCGGCCTTGCAAAAGCGGCCGCAGATCTCGCACCATTGCGCGCACGTCAGCAAGAGATCTTCGACGCACTCACAGACGCGGACGACGACGTCCGATGGAGCGCCTGCTACGCCATTGGATCTCTCGATCTCGATCCGGCGACTCTCGTCGACCTGATCTTGCCTCGATTATCGGATACATCCGAGCGAGTTGAGGAGATTGCTATCCGTCAACTGAAAGAGCTTGCGGAGGACATCGACCTCACATCCTACGTTGCCCCAATTTGTCAGGTCGTCCGGGGCGCGCGAAAACGCTCGGCGCCCATCGCCTGCGAGGTGATTGGCATGCTGGGCCCGAGAGCGCATGCGGCTGTGCCGTTCCTCATCGACGCGCTGAACGGCGAAAACGAGTCGACCATCATCGCAGCCGCAGTGGCCCTGTGGCGTGTAGACCGCCGCATCGATGTTGCGCTGCCCCATCTGGCAAGGCTGTTCCCCGACTTTGGCGAGACTGTATGCGACGCGATCAGTCAGATTGGCCCAGCTGCGGCTCCGCTGATCGATCAGGTTCTTGCCGCGCTGGAATCCGACGATTGGGACTTGCAGTGGGCCGCCGCCGACGCACTGGGCTCCATGGGCTCCAGCGATCCTGCTGCCCTTGCAACGCTAATAGCAGCGCTCGGACACGAGAGTGGCATCATCGTGTCGGCGGCAGCAACGGCGCTTGCGCGCATTGGCGCAGCGGCGGTGCCGGTGCTGTCGGATATTCTTCTGCAGCCGGACGATCCGCGCGCCGAATGGGCGGCGGACGCACTGGGACGGATCGGCCCTGCCGCAGGCGCTGCAGCAGAACCGCTACTCGCGCAATTGCACTCCCCGCGACCGGGGCTGGCTGCGTGGTCAGCTATCGCTCTGGCGAAGATTACGGGGGATGAGAGGGCCGTGCCGATGCTGGTGAAATTGCTCGACAGGACGGACCGCGCCGACTTGAGAGAGCAGGCAGCGCTCGGTCTCAAGATTGTTGGGCCGCGCGCGTCCGGGGCCGCAGGCGCGTTGAATGCGCTACGCCATGATCCAGATGCTGATGTCAGGACGGCTGCGGCGCTGTCTGCCGTGACCGCGGCGCGCCACTAA
- a CDS encoding AlpA family transcriptional regulator: MSHNKFLTAEEVSERYRGSVSVGTLRNWRAMRIGPTFVKIGKAVLYPTNELDAWDQKNTVSCRASARPNVDDGEEA, encoded by the coding sequence ATGTCTCACAATAAATTTCTGACCGCCGAAGAGGTCTCCGAAAGATATCGTGGCAGCGTCTCAGTTGGCACTCTTCGAAATTGGCGAGCGATGAGGATCGGACCAACCTTCGTCAAAATTGGCAAGGCTGTTTTGTACCCAACGAATGAACTTGATGCTTGGGATCAAAAGAATACGGTCTCGTGCCGAGCTTCAGCGAGACCCAACGTGGATGACGGTGAAGAAGCGTGA
- a CDS encoding IS481 family transposase, with protein MPWKACKPMDERLKFIARRLDGERMAGLCREFGISRKTGYKIFSRYNEIGLEGLTDRSRRPYRHANQLPTQIETLIVRLKQDKPSWGAPKIRERLARLYPDVHTPAISTVHAVLDRHGLVKRRTRRRNRAEGTTLSHPAQPNELWCADYKGEFMLADRRYCYPLTITDFASRYLIACEALHTTKEAYAFSVFESAFKEFGLPQAIRTDNGVPFANPNALFGLSRLSVWWLRLGIAIERIKPGNPQQNGRHERMHLTLKLETIKPAARNFLQQQARFDDFIDCYNNERPHQALNMQCPAERYIPSRRIYQGLPDLDYPFHDRTATVTTCGRICFNRQKINLSVVFAGQNVGIKQVSDRIWLVTFMNYDLGYFHDETCRLEPIDNPFGPKVLPMSPE; from the coding sequence ATGCCCTGGAAGGCGTGTAAACCCATGGATGAGCGTCTAAAATTCATTGCCCGGCGGCTGGACGGGGAGCGGATGGCGGGCCTTTGCCGCGAGTTCGGCATCTCCCGCAAGACCGGCTACAAGATCTTCTCGCGCTACAACGAGATTGGCTTGGAAGGGCTCACCGACCGCTCGCGCCGGCCCTATCGCCATGCCAACCAGCTGCCCACCCAGATCGAGACGCTGATCGTGCGCTTGAAGCAGGACAAGCCGAGCTGGGGCGCCCCAAAGATCAGGGAACGGCTGGCCCGGCTTTATCCGGATGTGCACACGCCCGCGATCAGCACCGTGCATGCGGTGCTCGATCGTCATGGCCTGGTCAAGCGGCGAACCCGACGACGCAACCGGGCTGAGGGCACCACACTCTCTCACCCGGCCCAACCGAATGAGCTGTGGTGTGCCGACTACAAGGGCGAGTTCATGCTCGCCGATCGCCGCTACTGCTATCCGCTGACCATCACCGACTTTGCCAGCCGTTATCTCATTGCCTGCGAAGCCTTGCACACCACCAAGGAAGCCTATGCCTTCTCGGTGTTTGAAAGCGCATTCAAGGAGTTTGGCCTGCCGCAGGCCATCCGCACCGACAACGGTGTTCCCTTTGCCAATCCCAATGCGCTGTTCGGATTGAGCAGGCTGTCGGTCTGGTGGCTCAGGCTCGGCATCGCGATCGAGCGGATCAAGCCAGGCAACCCGCAGCAGAACGGCCGCCACGAGCGGATGCATCTGACCTTGAAGTTGGAGACCATCAAGCCGGCCGCGCGCAACTTCCTGCAGCAGCAGGCCAGGTTCGACGATTTCATCGACTGCTACAACAACGAGCGGCCCCACCAAGCGCTCAACATGCAGTGCCCGGCCGAGCGCTATATCCCCTCAAGGCGGATCTACCAGGGCCTGCCGGACCTTGATTATCCCTTCCACGACAGGACCGCGACCGTAACGACATGCGGCCGTATCTGCTTCAACCGGCAGAAAATCAACCTCAGCGTGGTCTTCGCTGGGCAGAACGTCGGGATTAAGCAGGTGAGCGACAGGATTTGGCTCGTCACCTTCATGAACTATGATTTGGGTTACTTCCACGACGAGACATGCAGACTCGAACCGATAGACAACCCGTTCGGCCCAAAGGTGTTACCTATGTCTCCGGAATAA
- a CDS encoding AlpA family transcriptional regulator, translating into MREPDRIIRLKTVLSRTGLSRSTIYRKIAEGTFPPQIKISVNGSGWHESDINRWIADPVAWRPKREFDAVR; encoded by the coding sequence ATGCGCGAACCAGACCGCATCATCCGTCTGAAAACTGTCCTTTCCCGGACCGGGCTGTCCCGATCCACCATCTACCGCAAGATTGCCGAGGGCACGTTCCCGCCGCAGATCAAGATCAGCGTCAACGGGAGCGGCTGGCATGAATCCGACATCAACCGCTGGATTGCCGATCCCGTCGCATGGCGACCGAAGCGCGAGTTCGATGCGGTCAGATGA